A genomic stretch from Candidatus Ishikawaella capsulata Mpkobe includes:
- the lipB gene encoding lipoyl(octanoyl) transferase LipB: protein MLSNIILVRKLGLLNWEITSDAMHLFTNQRNEYSNDELWLVEHPPIFTQGKSCKKNNLFMLNNIPIVHSDRGGQTTYHGPGQQIMYVLIDIKRRKLNVSKLVLLLEKTVITTLQYYGINSYSYPEAPGVYVNKKKICSLGLRIQKGCSLHGLAVNVAMDLNPFLSINPCGYVGMQMTQLSEFKPEITVKEVGFKLADVFARLAGYEKITYLT from the coding sequence GTACGTAAACTTGGTTTGCTTAATTGGGAAATTACGTCGGATGCCATGCATTTGTTTACAAATCAGCGTAATGAATATAGCAATGATGAACTTTGGTTAGTTGAGCACCCACCGATTTTTACACAAGGTAAATCATGTAAGAAAAACAATTTATTTATGCTAAATAATATTCCAATTGTTCATAGTGATCGTGGTGGACAGACTACATATCATGGCCCAGGTCAACAAATTATGTATGTACTTATTGATATTAAACGACGTAAGCTTAATGTAAGCAAACTAGTTTTATTACTGGAAAAAACAGTAATTACTACTTTACAATATTATGGAATAAACTCTTACTCTTATCCTGAAGCACCTGGAGTTTATGTTAACAAAAAAAAAATTTGTTCTCTTGGTTTGCGTATCCAAAAAGGTTGTTCCTTGCATGGTTTGGCGGTAAATGTAGCAATGGACTTAAATCCCTTTTTATCGATTAATCCTTGTGGTTATGTAGGTATGCAAATGACACAATTAAGTGAATTTAAACCTGAAATTACTGTGAAAGAAGTAGGGTTTAAATTAGCTGATGTTTTTGCTCGCCTTGCAGGATATGAAAAAATTACTTATTTAACTTAA
- the lipA gene encoding lipoyl synthase — protein sequence MSKSSQIISHAKYRGNEKIKNIIPTKEIFHDNQKPICKPPWVRIKLPADNSRVKNIKNIIRNNGLYSVCEEAACPNLTECFNNGTATFMILGDICTRRCPFCNVAYGRPYRPNIKEPLNLAATIHELALNYVVITSVNRDDLHDGGAQHFVQCIKAIREKNINIKIEILVPDFRGCMDQALSIFTKTTPDIFNHNLENVPRLYKTIRPGANYKNSLKLLKNFNQMNPNVPTKSGLMLGLGENNQEVFSVIQDLRDHNVTMLTLGQYLQPSRYHLPVKRYVSPVEFQIIKETALKLGFTHVACGPLVRSSYHANLQAMGLEVK from the coding sequence ATGAGCAAATCTAGTCAAATAATAAGCCATGCTAAATATCGTGGCAATGAAAAGATTAAAAATATCATCCCTACTAAAGAAATATTTCATGACAATCAAAAACCAATATGTAAACCCCCATGGGTAAGGATTAAACTACCTGCAGATAATAGTCGTGTGAAAAATATTAAAAATATCATTCGCAACAATGGTCTTTACTCTGTTTGTGAAGAAGCAGCTTGTCCGAATTTAACAGAATGTTTTAACAATGGTACCGCTACTTTTATGATATTAGGAGATATTTGTACACGGCGTTGTCCATTTTGTAATGTAGCATATGGTCGTCCATATAGACCTAATATAAAAGAACCACTTAATCTTGCGGCAACTATTCATGAATTAGCATTAAATTATGTAGTGATCACATCAGTAAACCGCGACGATTTACACGATGGAGGTGCACAACACTTTGTACAATGTATCAAGGCTATTCGTGAAAAAAATATTAATATAAAAATAGAAATTTTAGTACCAGATTTTCGTGGATGTATGGATCAAGCACTGAGTATCTTTACTAAGACAACACCGGATATTTTTAATCATAATTTGGAAAATGTTCCGCGACTTTATAAAACAATACGTCCTGGTGCTAATTATAAAAATTCTCTTAAATTATTAAAAAATTTTAATCAAATGAATCCCAATGTTCCTACAAAATCTGGTTTGATGTTAGGTTTAGGAGAAAACAATCAAGAAGTTTTTTCTGTTATACAAGATCTACGTGATCATAATGTTACCATGTTGACATTAGGTCAATATTTACAACCTAGTCGTTATCATTTGCCAGTTAAACGTTATGTTAGTCCAGTAGAATTCCAAATTATTAAAGAAACCGCATTAAAATTAGGATTTACTCATGTGGCTTGTGGTCCTCTTGTTCGCTCTTCCTACCATGCAAATCTTCAAGCTATGGGCTTAGAAGTAAAGTAA
- the cspE gene encoding transcription antiterminator/RNA stability regulator CspE translates to MSSSKKKGNVKWFNESKGFGFITPEDGSKDVFVHFSAIQGQGFKTLAEGQSVEFEITEGAKGPSAANVTSLN, encoded by the coding sequence ATGTCTTCTTCTAAGAAAAAAGGTAATGTTAAGTGGTTTAATGAATCTAAAGGATTCGGTTTTATTACACCTGAAGATGGTAGTAAAGATGTTTTCGTACATTTTTCTGCTATTCAAGGTCAAGGATTTAAAACTCTTGCTGAGGGTCAGTCAGTAGAGTTTGAAATTACCGAAGGTGCCAAAGGTCCTTCTGCTGCTAATGTTACCAGCCTGAATTAA
- the hpxK gene encoding allantoate amidohydrolase, with the protein MYKCLMTIEEAQIAASRVMQRCNELAKISEIDNGITRVYLSAEHLRANTLVGEWMVVAGLQIWQDAVGNICGRYEGEKVAASAILLGSHLDTVHNAGRYDGILGVLSAIEIVSWLNKHKLHLPLAIEVIGFCDEEGIRFSITLLGSRALTGTWEESWITCKDSSGITIAEAMKNVGLDASNISAAKRNIKDITAYLELHIEQGPCLYKENIALGVVTGINGARRLNCSFIGKSGHAGTLPMHYRKDALSAAAEWIVFVEHTTKRYNSYLVATVGKLHCSPGSVNVIPGEVHLTLDIRGPEDVLIEKLLSILLDQAHIISLNRGLRFYSNQYYRIDSTVCDDNLKRIIEHSVKFVQNRSITLSSGAGHDAVAIAERWPVAMLFVRCDRGISHHPKELVTENDVALGIQAYMQAIYWIAKKK; encoded by the coding sequence ATGTATAAATGTTTGATGACTATTGAAGAAGCGCAAATAGCTGCATCTCGTGTCATGCAACGTTGTAATGAATTAGCAAAGATTAGTGAAATAGATAATGGTATAACACGAGTTTATTTGTCAGCAGAGCATTTACGTGCTAACACTTTAGTTGGAGAGTGGATGGTAGTAGCTGGACTGCAAATTTGGCAAGATGCAGTTGGCAATATATGTGGACGCTATGAAGGAGAGAAGGTAGCAGCATCAGCTATTTTGCTGGGTTCTCATCTTGATACAGTTCATAATGCTGGGCGGTATGATGGTATACTTGGTGTATTAAGTGCTATTGAAATAGTTTCTTGGTTAAATAAACATAAATTGCATTTACCTTTAGCAATAGAGGTTATTGGTTTTTGTGATGAAGAAGGTATAAGATTTAGTATTACTTTACTAGGCAGTCGTGCACTGACAGGAACTTGGGAGGAAAGTTGGATTACATGTAAAGATAGTTCTGGTATTACAATCGCAGAAGCCATGAAAAATGTAGGTTTAGATGCAAGTAACATTAGTGCAGCTAAACGCAATATTAAAGATATTACGGCATATTTAGAACTGCATATAGAACAAGGACCTTGTCTGTATAAAGAAAATATTGCACTTGGTGTAGTAACGGGAATAAATGGAGCTCGTCGTTTAAACTGTTCTTTTATTGGTAAATCTGGACATGCTGGAACATTACCGATGCATTATAGAAAAGATGCCTTATCGGCCGCTGCCGAATGGATTGTATTCGTGGAACATACCACTAAAAGGTATAATTCTTACTTGGTAGCTACAGTAGGAAAATTGCATTGTTCTCCTGGCTCAGTTAACGTAATACCTGGAGAAGTACATTTAACTTTAGATATACGTGGTCCCGAAGATGTATTGATAGAAAAATTGTTATCTATATTATTAGATCAAGCACATATAATATCACTAAATAGAGGATTACGTTTTTATTCAAATCAATATTATCGTATTGACTCTACAGTTTGTGATGATAACCTAAAACGGATTATTGAACATTCTGTAAAATTTGTACAAAATCGTAGTATAACTTTATCTAGTGGTGCTGGTCATGATGCTGTAGCTATAGCAGAACGCTGGCCAGTAGCTATGCTATTTGTACGTTGCGATCGTGGTATTAGTCATCACCCCAAAGAATTAGTAACAGAAAATGATGTAGCATTAGGCATACAAGCATATATGCAAGCTATTTATTGGATTGCTAAAAAAAAATAA
- a CDS encoding pyridoxal-phosphate-dependent aminotransferase family protein translates to MDINRYSQINPPQRLLMGPGPINADPRVLRAMSTQLIGQYDPVMTHYMNEVMELYRKIFCTDNYWTMLINGTSRAGIEAILLSAICPGDKVLVPVFGRFGYLLCEIAHRCRAKVNLLETQWGTVFTPDQIEDEIKKIKPKFLLIVHGDTSTTMIQPLKDIGEICKKYHVIFYTDATASIGGNELETDLWGLDAVSAGMQKCLGGPSGTAPITISHQMKEIIRHRKCVEKGIRTVEHKDGDGEIIYSNYFDISMIMDYWGPERLNHHTEATTALFGARECARVILKDGLKKNIARHKLHGDAMLKGIQGMGLKLFGNIEHKMHNILGVIIPKGVNGEQVRKFMLEDFGIEIGTSFGPLHGKIWRIGTMGYNARKDCVLQTLACLEQVLNLVGFPMIPGAAVESALEHYSLENIHV, encoded by the coding sequence ATGGATATTAATCGATACTCACAAATTAATCCTCCTCAACGTTTGTTAATGGGACCTGGACCTATTAATGCTGATCCTCGAGTACTTCGCGCTATGTCGACACAGCTGATTGGCCAATATGATCCAGTAATGACACATTATATGAATGAGGTAATGGAATTATATCGCAAAATTTTTTGTACAGATAATTATTGGACCATGCTCATTAATGGTACTTCAAGAGCAGGTATTGAGGCTATATTATTATCAGCTATTTGTCCAGGAGATAAGGTACTAGTTCCTGTATTTGGAAGATTTGGATACTTATTGTGTGAAATTGCACACCGTTGTCGAGCAAAAGTAAATTTACTGGAAACTCAATGGGGCACTGTATTTACACCTGATCAAATAGAAGATGAAATAAAAAAAATAAAACCAAAATTTTTACTAATTGTACATGGTGATACTTCTACTACTATGATACAACCTTTAAAAGATATTGGAGAAATTTGTAAAAAATACCATGTAATTTTTTATACCGATGCTACAGCTTCTATAGGTGGTAACGAATTAGAAACTGATCTCTGGGGACTAGATGCAGTATCTGCTGGAATGCAAAAATGTTTAGGTGGCCCTTCGGGTACAGCGCCAATTACTATTAGTCATCAAATGAAAGAAATAATCAGACACCGTAAATGTGTAGAAAAGGGAATTCGTACGGTAGAGCATAAAGATGGTGATGGAGAAATAATTTATTCTAATTACTTTGATATTAGCATGATTATGGATTATTGGGGTCCAGAGCGCTTAAATCATCATACTGAAGCTACAACAGCTTTATTTGGGGCTCGTGAATGTGCACGTGTGATTTTAAAAGATGGTCTTAAAAAAAATATTGCACGTCATAAATTACATGGTGATGCAATGTTAAAAGGCATTCAGGGAATGGGATTAAAATTATTTGGTAATATTGAGCACAAAATGCACAATATACTTGGTGTGATAATTCCTAAGGGGGTTAATGGAGAGCAAGTACGAAAATTCATGTTAGAAGATTTTGGTATCGAAATTGGTACTTCTTTTGGACCTTTACATGGAAAAATATGGCGTATTGGTACTATGGGATATAATGCACGTAAAGATTGTGTATTACAAACTTTAGCTTGCTTAGAACAAGTACTTAATTTAGTTGGCTTCCCAATGATTCCTGGTGCTGCAGTAGAATCTGCTTTAGAGCATTATTCTTTGGAAAACATTCATGTATAA
- a CDS encoding gamma-glutamyltransferase family protein — translation MIYSNIAPSSMVVTPHHLATESALAILREGGNAIEAMISAAATISVVYPHMSGLGGDGFWLILLPTDCKPIAIDASGASGSLACINYYHGNSHIPYRGNKSAITVAGTVSGWIEALQISKEIVHKKSIPLSRLLRDAIQYATDGIPVTVSQVSAIKSKLHELVSLPGFAATFIPDGNIPCPGDRFIQKDLANTLKQLAEEGLDSFYRGNFSQKLIKNIKKIGIPLTIQDLQTHYARCSDPLHLKHSQGDIWNMAPPTQGIVSLAILSIIDNLDMVHANEIQTIHRIVEATKEAFAVRDKYIIDNQYMTENLQKLLLSNYMKNIAKKISDQFATSVNTMCKSGDTVWMGIIDKTGMAISFIQSIYHEFGSGVVIPETGIIWHNRGASFNLRHNNLLTLAPRKKPFHTLNPALACLKDGRVLVYGSMGGDGQPQTQAAIFNRYVIQKMSLQEAISAPRWLIGRHWGKSSNTLKLEGRFTTGTIDILRKLGHSIEILPNFSELVGHAGAIVRHVNGMIEGAYDPRSNGSAAGF, via the coding sequence ATGATATATAGCAATATAGCACCATCTAGTATGGTCGTTACTCCTCATCATCTTGCTACTGAAAGTGCATTAGCAATATTACGTGAAGGTGGTAATGCTATAGAAGCAATGATTTCAGCAGCAGCTACTATTAGTGTAGTATATCCTCATATGAGTGGTTTAGGAGGCGATGGTTTTTGGCTGATATTATTACCTACAGATTGTAAGCCTATTGCAATTGATGCTAGTGGTGCTTCCGGTTCTTTAGCATGTATTAATTATTATCATGGTAATAGTCATATTCCTTATCGTGGTAATAAATCCGCTATAACTGTAGCAGGTACAGTTAGTGGATGGATTGAAGCATTGCAGATATCCAAAGAAATAGTCCACAAAAAATCTATTCCCCTATCACGTCTACTGAGAGATGCTATTCAATATGCTACTGATGGCATTCCTGTGACAGTTTCTCAAGTATCAGCGATTAAATCTAAATTGCATGAGCTCGTTTCCTTACCTGGTTTTGCTGCTACATTTATACCAGATGGTAATATCCCGTGTCCAGGAGATCGTTTTATACAAAAGGATTTAGCCAATACTTTAAAACAACTAGCAGAAGAAGGATTAGATAGTTTTTATAGAGGAAATTTCTCTCAGAAATTGATTAAAAATATAAAAAAAATTGGTATTCCCTTAACTATACAAGATTTGCAAACACATTATGCACGTTGCTCTGACCCTCTTCATTTAAAACATAGTCAAGGCGATATATGGAATATGGCACCTCCTACGCAAGGAATAGTATCATTAGCAATACTCAGTATTATTGATAATTTGGATATGGTACATGCTAATGAGATACAAACTATACATCGTATAGTTGAGGCTACTAAAGAAGCTTTTGCGGTAAGAGACAAATATATTATTGATAATCAATATATGACTGAAAATTTACAAAAATTACTACTTAGCAATTACATGAAAAATATTGCTAAAAAAATCAGTGATCAATTTGCTACTTCAGTAAATACTATGTGTAAAAGTGGAGACACTGTTTGGATGGGTATCATAGATAAAACTGGTATGGCGATTTCTTTTATTCAAAGTATTTATCATGAATTTGGTAGTGGTGTAGTAATTCCTGAGACAGGAATTATTTGGCATAATCGTGGTGCTTCTTTTAATTTACGGCATAACAATTTGCTGACTCTTGCTCCGCGGAAAAAACCGTTTCATACTCTTAATCCAGCCTTAGCCTGTTTAAAAGATGGACGTGTTCTGGTTTATGGTTCTATGGGTGGTGATGGGCAACCACAAACACAAGCAGCTATTTTTAATCGATATGTTATTCAAAAAATGTCATTACAAGAAGCAATAAGCGCGCCCAGATGGTTGATAGGACGCCATTGGGGAAAATCTTCTAATACTTTGAAGTTAGAAGGACGTTTTACCACTGGAACTATAGACATTTTACGTAAACTTGGACATAGTATCGAAATATTACCGAATTTTAGTGAACTAGTTGGTCATGCTGGAGCTATTGTTCGTCATGTTAATGGCATGATTGAAGGAGCATATGATCCACGTAGCAACGGTAGTGCTGCAGGGTTTTAA
- a CDS encoding AtzG-like protein: MKNQIEYQNYLRQMNKLFNVEVDEKRFSQLVEQFMYIAEIAEPLINFPLENYL; the protein is encoded by the coding sequence ATGAAAAATCAAATAGAATATCAAAATTATCTAAGACAAATGAATAAATTATTTAATGTAGAAGTAGATGAAAAACGCTTTTCTCAATTAGTTGAACAGTTCATGTATATAGCAGAAATAGCTGAACCACTAATAAATTTTCCTTTAGAAAATTATTTATAA
- a CDS encoding AtzE family amidohydrolase produces the protein MTFSTLSINQLRKLIITGKISALDIAKQTLQDIAYYNPILNAWTEVTYQRMITEAEKIDQKYRNKETLPILAGIPYAVKNLFDVSGHTTLVGSKLFANRPVAYQDAWVIHKLKRAGAILSGMLNMDAYAYGFTTENSYYGATHNPHDISRIAGGSSGGSAAAVASGLVHFSLGTDTNGSIRVPASLCGTFALKPTFGRLSRRGVYPFVTSLDHVGHFARNTEDLALVYDVLQGRDSKDIFQINRINKPTFPIINKNYNKLRCALLTGFFTDWCDHLTRNTLFKAANSLNTEEEIIIPEAGLARSAAFIITATEGGHHYLPDLCKSPEYFEPLSRERLLAGAMIPTRWYLQAQRFRRYFYQRVSCLMKKFDILIAPATPCCATTIGQTKISINGYEISPRVSMGMLTQPISFIGLPVCIVPFNTPIGLPIGIQLIGKHFREDLVLRASRILEDQGLTLAPMNIKEKIKNPQ, from the coding sequence ATGACATTTTCTACCTTAAGTATAAATCAACTTAGAAAGTTAATTATAACAGGTAAAATCAGCGCACTTGACATAGCAAAACAGACTTTGCAAGATATTGCATATTATAATCCGATATTAAATGCTTGGACGGAAGTAACTTATCAACGCATGATAACAGAAGCTGAAAAAATAGATCAAAAATATCGTAATAAAGAGACTCTACCTATTTTAGCAGGTATTCCATATGCAGTAAAAAATTTATTTGATGTATCTGGTCACACTACTTTAGTAGGTTCTAAATTATTTGCTAACCGTCCTGTTGCATATCAAGATGCTTGGGTAATTCATAAATTGAAGAGAGCAGGTGCCATTCTGTCTGGTATGCTTAATATGGATGCTTATGCTTATGGTTTCACAACGGAGAATAGTTATTATGGAGCTACACATAATCCCCATGATATATCACGTATAGCTGGAGGTTCTTCAGGAGGATCTGCAGCAGCGGTAGCTTCAGGTTTAGTTCATTTTTCTTTGGGAACTGATACTAATGGATCTATTAGGGTACCAGCATCACTATGCGGAACTTTTGCATTAAAACCCACTTTCGGTCGTTTATCAAGAAGAGGTGTTTATCCTTTTGTAACCAGTCTCGATCATGTAGGACATTTTGCTCGTAATACGGAAGATTTAGCTTTAGTATATGATGTTTTGCAAGGACGAGATAGCAAGGATATTTTTCAGATTAATCGTATTAATAAGCCTACATTTCCTATAATTAATAAAAATTATAACAAACTTCGTTGTGCATTGCTAACTGGTTTTTTCACTGATTGGTGTGATCATCTAACTCGTAACACTCTATTTAAAGCTGCTAATAGTTTAAATACCGAAGAAGAAATTATCATACCTGAAGCAGGTTTAGCACGTTCAGCAGCTTTTATTATAACTGCTACGGAAGGAGGTCATCATTATCTACCTGACTTATGTAAGTCTCCAGAATATTTTGAACCGCTTTCACGAGAAAGATTACTAGCAGGAGCTATGATACCTACTAGATGGTATTTACAAGCTCAACGTTTTCGTCGCTATTTTTACCAACGTGTATCGTGTTTAATGAAAAAATTTGATATATTAATCGCTCCTGCTACTCCTTGCTGTGCTACAACTATTGGTCAGACTAAAATATCTATTAATGGATATGAAATCTCTCCCAGAGTAAGTATGGGAATGCTAACTCAACCAATATCATTTATAGGCTTACCAGTGTGTATTGTACCATTTAATACTCCTATTGGTTTACCTATAGGGATCCAATTAATAGGAAAACATTTTAGAGAAGATCTTGTATTAAGAGCTTCTCGAATCCTTGAAGATCAAGGACTAACTTTAGCACCCATGAATATAAAAGAAAAAATTAAAAATCCGCAATAA
- the puuE gene encoding allantoinase PuuE, with amino-acid sequence MNKIKYNETYSRDMVGYSKNPPHASWPNNANVALQFVLNYEEGAESNILHGDTGSEHFLSEIINCMSYADRHMSMESIYEYGSRVGFWRIYKEFYKRQLPLTIFGVAMALARNRDIVDAIKEAKYDVVSHGWRWINYQKVDVVTEKQHIDQAVNVLTELFGKVPTGWYTGRDSPNTRRLIVEQGNFLYDSDYYGDDLPFWMKVACHDNTEKLHLIIPYTLECNDMRFVTSSGFNTSEQFFNYLRDTFDVFYAEGETCPKMMSIGMHCRLLGRPGRFRALQRFLDYIQKYDKIWVCTRQQIADHWMCMHPYNIN; translated from the coding sequence ATGAACAAAATAAAATATAATGAAACATATTCGCGAGATATGGTTGGATATAGTAAAAATCCACCACATGCTTCTTGGCCTAATAATGCAAATGTAGCTTTACAATTTGTATTAAATTATGAAGAAGGCGCTGAAAGTAATATACTACATGGGGATACTGGTTCAGAACATTTTCTTTCAGAAATTATTAATTGCATGAGCTATGCGGATAGACACATGTCTATGGAATCAATTTATGAATATGGTTCTAGAGTGGGATTTTGGCGAATTTATAAAGAATTTTATAAACGACAATTACCTTTAACTATATTTGGAGTAGCAATGGCTTTAGCACGTAATCGTGACATTGTAGATGCCATCAAAGAAGCTAAATATGATGTAGTAAGTCATGGATGGCGATGGATTAATTATCAAAAAGTCGATGTAGTAACAGAAAAGCAGCATATAGATCAGGCTGTTAATGTACTTACCGAACTGTTTGGTAAAGTTCCTACTGGTTGGTATACGGGACGAGATAGTCCAAATACTCGTCGCCTAATAGTAGAACAGGGTAATTTCTTATATGATAGCGATTATTATGGAGACGATTTGCCTTTTTGGATGAAAGTAGCATGTCATGACAACACAGAAAAACTACATCTAATTATTCCTTATACATTAGAATGTAATGATATGAGATTTGTAACATCATCTGGTTTTAATACATCTGAACAATTCTTCAACTATCTGCGGGATACTTTTGATGTATTTTATGCAGAAGGTGAAACATGTCCCAAAATGATGTCAATAGGAATGCATTGTAGGTTGCTTGGAAGACCAGGACGCTTCCGTGCTTTACAACGTTTCTTGGATTATATTCAGAAGTATGACAAAATTTGGGTTTGTACTAGACAACAAATAGCAGATCATTGGATGTGCATGCATCCTTATAATATTAACTAA
- a CDS encoding aspartate/glutamate racemase family protein: MHLIQVINPNTSVNITNVIQKAACAVAFAGTKIIAVSPCQGISSIEGHFDEAIATMCVLEQIKQGKERGVHGHIIACFGDPGLLAAREFADGPVIGIAEAAMHIASLIATRFSIITTLPRTFNIIRNLLQRYGFISQCVALHAINMPVLSLEDDSVYQKVYELCLKVKQKDGSGAIVLGCSGMANLASKLTKVLGVPVIDGVSSAVKLVESVLSLGISTSKHGDLAYPLPKKITGYFEALN; encoded by the coding sequence ATGCATTTAATACAAGTAATTAACCCCAATACAAGTGTAAATATTACAAATGTTATTCAAAAAGCTGCTTGTGCTGTTGCGTTTGCAGGCACAAAAATTATTGCGGTATCACCATGTCAAGGTATTTCGTCTATTGAAGGTCATTTCGATGAAGCGATCGCGACTATGTGCGTGTTGGAACAAATAAAACAGGGAAAAGAAAGAGGTGTTCATGGTCATATTATCGCTTGTTTTGGAGATCCTGGGCTTTTAGCTGCGCGTGAATTTGCTGATGGGCCAGTTATTGGCATTGCTGAAGCAGCTATGCATATAGCAAGTTTAATTGCTACAAGATTTTCTATTATTACTACACTTCCTCGTACGTTTAATATCATTCGCAATTTATTACAAAGATATGGTTTTATTTCTCAATGTGTAGCATTACACGCTATTAATATGCCAGTATTATCATTAGAGGATGATTCAGTATATCAAAAAGTTTATGAACTCTGCCTAAAAGTAAAACAAAAAGATGGTAGTGGTGCAATAGTACTTGGTTGCAGTGGAATGGCAAATTTAGCAAGCAAATTAACAAAAGTACTAGGAGTACCAGTAATTGATGGTGTTAGTTCTGCCGTAAAATTAGTAGAATCTGTGTTATCTCTTGGTATTAGTACAAGTAAACATGGTGATTTAGCATATCCATTGCCAAAAAAAATAACAGGTTATTTTGAAGCTCTTAATTAA
- the dnaQ gene encoding DNA polymerase III subunit epsilon has protein sequence MSTLDNRQIILDTETTGINTMGIHYEGHRIIEIAAVEIINRKITGNSFHTYVNPNRSVDSEAFHIHGISDKFLADKPTFSEIADKFIKYIKGTELIIHNASFDIGFINNEFTILNLAVGKIENLCKIIDSLILARKIFPGKRNSLDALCSRYKIDNKQRELHGALIDAKILAKVYLAMTSGQTLIDFSSHNELNSFTNNNKTIIPQLSSLIVIKANEKELLAHESQLDIITQSSGNCLWRK, from the coding sequence ATGAGTACTTTAGATAATCGTCAAATTATTCTTGATACTGAAACCACTGGTATAAATACCATGGGTATTCATTATGAAGGTCATCGTATCATTGAAATAGCTGCGGTTGAAATAATTAATAGAAAAATAACAGGCAATAGCTTTCATACCTATGTAAATCCCAATAGATCTGTAGATAGTGAAGCTTTTCACATACACGGAATTTCGGATAAATTTCTAGCTGATAAACCAACTTTTAGCGAAATAGCTGATAAATTTATTAAATATATTAAAGGAACAGAGTTAATCATTCATAATGCCTCCTTTGATATTGGATTTATAAACAATGAATTTACAATTTTGAATCTGGCGGTAGGTAAGATAGAAAATCTTTGTAAAATAATTGATAGTTTAATCTTAGCAAGAAAGATATTTCCAGGGAAACGTAATAGTTTAGATGCGTTATGTTCTCGCTATAAAATAGATAATAAACAACGAGAACTACATGGAGCACTCATAGATGCTAAAATACTTGCAAAAGTTTACTTAGCTATGACTAGTGGACAAACATTAATAGATTTTTCTTCACACAATGAATTAAATTCATTTACAAATAATAATAAAACCATTATTCCTCAATTATCATCCTTAATTGTAATTAAAGCTAATGAAAAAGAACTTTTAGCTCATGAATCTCAACTAGATATTATTACTCAAAGCAGTGGTAATTGCCTTTGGCGAAAATAA
- the rnhA gene encoding ribonuclease HI — protein sequence MYNNKLVEIFTDGSCIGNPGPGGYSTIVRYHSHEKELSAGYYLTTNNRMELMAAITGLESLNQPCKIILRTDSKYLLQGIKSWIHIWKKSGWQKANKKPIKNMDLWQRLDKNIHQHQIIWQWIKSHIGHPENERCDKLARFAATHPTFEDKGYK from the coding sequence ATGTATAATAATAAACTGGTAGAAATATTTACTGATGGTTCTTGTATTGGTAATCCTGGGCCCGGAGGCTACAGTACTATCGTTCGTTATCATTCTCATGAAAAAGAACTGAGTGCTGGATATTATTTAACTACTAACAATCGCATGGAATTGATGGCCGCTATAACAGGTTTAGAATCATTAAATCAACCTTGCAAAATTATATTAAGAACAGATAGTAAGTATCTACTTCAAGGTATTAAATCTTGGATCCATATCTGGAAGAAATCTGGATGGCAGAAAGCTAATAAAAAACCCATTAAAAATATGGATTTGTGGCAACGCCTAGATAAAAATATTCATCAACATCAAATAATTTGGCAATGGATAAAAAGTCATATTGGTCATCCAGAAAATGAACGTTGTGATAAATTAGCACGTTTTGCTGCTACACATCCAACCTTTGAAGATAAGGGTTATAAATAA